The Gottschalkia purinilytica genome has a segment encoding these proteins:
- a CDS encoding precorrin-8X methylmutase codes for MYIKDPMSIENKSFDIINDGMNEHNFTEQELKVVQRTIHTTGDFDYQNIVMFKNNPIEVGIEAIKSGCRIVTDTKMAFSGINKGALSKANCTMDNYIAREEVFKMAKEKEITRSMAAMDFALQEGVDIFVIGNAPTALFRIGELINEGKVSPKLIIGVPVGFVGASESKEYIREFNIPTITTKGTKGGSNVAAAIVNALLYMAVGR; via the coding sequence GTGTATATAAAAGATCCTATGTCAATAGAGAATAAAAGCTTCGATATTATAAATGATGGAATGAATGAACATAACTTTACAGAACAGGAACTTAAAGTTGTTCAGAGAACAATTCATACTACAGGAGATTTTGACTATCAAAATATAGTTATGTTTAAAAACAATCCTATAGAAGTAGGGATAGAAGCTATAAAGTCAGGATGTAGAATTGTTACTGATACGAAGATGGCTTTCTCAGGTATTAATAAAGGGGCTTTGAGTAAGGCTAACTGTACTATGGATAATTATATAGCTAGAGAAGAAGTATTTAAAATGGCTAAGGAAAAAGAGATTACACGTTCAATGGCTGCAATGGATTTTGCATTACAAGAAGGAGTAGATATATTTGTTATAGGGAATGCTCCAACAGCATTGTTCAGAATAGGTGAGCTTATAAATGAAGGAAAAGTTTCACCGAAACTTATAATAGGTGTACCTGTAGGCTTTGTAGGGGCAAGTGAGTCGAAGGAATATATAAGAGAATTTAATATACCTACTATTACAACTAAAGGAACTAAAGGAGGAAGTAATGTTGCAGCAGCTATAGTTAATGCACTTTTATACATGGCGGTGGGAAGATAA
- the cbiD gene encoding cobalt-precorrin-5B (C(1))-methyltransferase CbiD produces the protein MKKLDMYVIKEGKKLRCGYTTGSCATGAAKAATIGLLTGEIPRYIEIDTPAGITLKLEVEKPNIGQDFAECCIVKDAGDDPDSTDGIEVFAKVSRRNDRDIVISGGIGIGRITRDGFWGKAGESAINPVPRKMIAKEVSQVTEQGLDILIYSPMGVEIGKKTFNSNIGIEDGISIIGTKGIVEPMSEDALKKSIYLEIDNIYDSGKRSIGLYPGNYGEKIAEQLSIKDDGVKISNFIGDSLLYCYNKGFEKITLVGHIGKFCKLSIGVFNTHSKTCDVRIESFIYYLAMNNAPRELILKLNECLTSEEALKIIIENGYEKVIGDMTKGCIDRIKRYLKDEEFDIDVVMYSMDYGVLLSNRRML, from the coding sequence ATGAAAAAATTAGACATGTATGTTATTAAAGAAGGAAAGAAATTAAGGTGTGGATATACTACCGGAAGTTGCGCTACTGGCGCTGCTAAGGCTGCAACAATAGGTCTCTTAACTGGAGAGATTCCTAGATATATTGAGATAGATACTCCAGCAGGAATAACTTTAAAATTAGAAGTTGAAAAGCCTAATATAGGACAAGACTTTGCGGAATGTTGTATAGTAAAAGATGCTGGAGATGATCCAGATAGTACAGATGGCATAGAAGTGTTCGCGAAGGTAAGTAGAAGAAATGATAGAGATATAGTTATTAGTGGTGGCATAGGAATAGGAAGGATAACTAGAGATGGATTCTGGGGAAAAGCAGGAGAAAGTGCTATAAATCCTGTTCCTAGAAAAATGATAGCAAAAGAAGTCTCTCAAGTAACAGAACAAGGATTAGATATTTTAATATATTCACCTATGGGTGTTGAGATTGGTAAAAAGACATTTAATTCTAATATAGGTATAGAGGATGGAATATCTATAATAGGTACGAAAGGCATAGTTGAACCTATGTCAGAAGATGCACTTAAAAAGAGTATATACCTTGAAATAGATAATATATATGACAGTGGAAAAAGAAGTATAGGGTTATATCCTGGAAATTATGGAGAAAAAATAGCTGAACAGCTAAGTATAAAAGATGATGGTGTTAAAATATCTAATTTTATAGGAGATTCACTTTTGTACTGCTATAATAAGGGCTTTGAGAAAATTACTCTTGTAGGACATATAGGGAAGTTTTGTAAGCTTTCTATAGGTGTGTTTAATACTCACAGTAAAACATGTGATGTTAGAATAGAATCATTTATATATTATCTTGCTATGAATAATGCACCAAGGGAGCTTATTTTAAAGTTAAATGAATGTCTAACATCAGAAGAGGCTCTTAAAATAATAATAGAAAATGGATATGAAAAAGTTATAGGTGATATGACAAAAGGGTGTATTGATAGGATTAAGAGATATCTGAAAGATGAAGAGTTTGACATAGATGTAGTGATGTACTCTATGGACTATGGGGTGTTATTAAGTAACAGGAGGATGCTATGA
- the cbiE gene encoding precorrin-6y C5,15-methyltransferase (decarboxylating) subunit CbiE, which translates to MIYLVGMGPGDIKSLTLEAVDILKGATKIVSFGRISNTAKEFNSNVISIKRVDEINEFTKKDENLVILASGDPCFFGILDYLKRKEINIDKVIPGISSLQYMMAKVKKSWQDCTFVSLHGRDEGIEKILKSEKSFILTDSRNTPNSISKMLKEKGLKGKLYVGFNLSYENEKIVMVNIGEEVGEDTSLAVVVVENEMD; encoded by the coding sequence ATGATTTATTTAGTAGGAATGGGACCAGGTGATATAAAGAGTCTTACATTAGAGGCAGTTGACATTCTAAAAGGTGCAACCAAGATAGTGTCATTTGGAAGAATATCAAATACTGCTAAAGAATTTAATAGTAATGTTATAAGTATAAAAAGAGTAGATGAGATAAATGAATTTACAAAAAAAGATGAGAATTTAGTCATATTAGCATCTGGTGACCCATGCTTCTTTGGAATATTAGATTATCTAAAACGAAAGGAAATAAATATAGACAAAGTCATACCAGGAATATCATCACTTCAATATATGATGGCGAAAGTAAAAAAAAGTTGGCAAGACTGTACGTTTGTAAGTCTTCATGGAAGAGACGAAGGTATAGAAAAGATTTTAAAAAGTGAGAAGTCATTTATACTTACAGATAGTAGGAATACTCCAAATAGCATTTCTAAGATGTTAAAGGAAAAAGGCTTAAAAGGAAAGTTATATGTAGGATTTAACTTATCTTATGAGAATGAAAAAATAGTTATGGTGAATATAGGAGAGGAAGTAGGAGAAGATACTTCTTTAGCAGTGGTGGTGGTAGAAAATGAAATGGATTAA
- the cbiT gene encoding precorrin-6Y C5,15-methyltransferase (decarboxylating) subunit CbiT, producing the protein MKWIKDEEFIRGNIPMTKFEVRLITIGLLEIEEGDTFLDIGAGTGSISIEAGLQGANVYAIEKEEEGIDLINKNAEKFGTSVNVINDIAPSGIDKVPYFNKCFIGGSGKKLKDIVDEVTLRISEGGIVAGNFITLSNLYRFQTLLKEKGYQDIETRLIQASMVDKRTGLLKSQNPIFIVRGRKS; encoded by the coding sequence ATGAAATGGATTAAAGACGAAGAATTTATAAGAGGAAATATACCTATGACTAAGTTTGAAGTAAGGCTTATTACAATAGGTCTTCTTGAAATAGAAGAAGGAGATACTTTTTTAGATATAGGGGCTGGGACAGGCTCTATATCTATAGAAGCAGGACTTCAAGGGGCAAATGTTTATGCTATAGAGAAGGAAGAGGAAGGTATTGACCTTATAAATAAAAATGCTGAGAAATTTGGGACAAGTGTTAATGTCATAAATGACATAGCACCATCGGGAATTGATAAAGTCCCTTATTTCAATAAATGTTTTATAGGTGGAAGTGGAAAAAAATTAAAAGATATTGTTGATGAAGTTACATTAAGAATATCAGAAGGTGGAATAGTAGCTGGAAACTTCATAACATTATCTAATTTATACAGATTTCAAACTCTTTTAAAAGAAAAAGGATATCAAGATATTGAAACCAGACTTATACAGGCTTCAATGGTTGATAAAAGAACTGGACTTTTAAAATCTCAAAATCCTATATTTATAGTTAGGGGGAGAAAATCTTGA
- the cobI gene encoding precorrin-2 C(20)-methyltransferase, which yields MRKFYGVGIGPGDKELITLKGYNAIRSSDYVLMPKSKGKSTAGSIVSEYIEDKTIIELEFPMGEDNKQRYKKVASQIDDILGEEQQAVFLTLGDPMTYSTYMYLMLELKNYDMDIETIPGITSFGASASRLNTPLTLKDESFYLCDGEVDEEILKKVDSICILKANKHKEDIISKLEKEGFSYTYVKRCTQEEEKILYDKEEILKENDYMSLIIGRRK from the coding sequence TTGAGAAAATTTTATGGTGTAGGAATAGGACCTGGAGATAAAGAGCTTATAACTTTAAAAGGATATAATGCTATAAGAAGTAGTGACTATGTACTTATGCCTAAAAGTAAGGGAAAGAGTACGGCAGGGTCAATAGTATCAGAATATATAGAAGACAAAACTATTATAGAACTTGAATTTCCTATGGGAGAAGATAATAAACAAAGATATAAGAAAGTTGCAAGTCAGATAGATGATATTCTAGGAGAAGAACAACAAGCTGTATTTCTAACATTAGGAGATCCTATGACATATAGTACATACATGTACTTAATGTTGGAACTTAAAAACTATGATATGGATATAGAAACTATCCCAGGTATAACATCATTTGGGGCTAGTGCAAGTAGACTTAACACTCCACTCACCTTAAAGGATGAAAGCTTTTATTTATGTGATGGAGAAGTAGATGAAGAAATATTAAAAAAAGTAGATAGCATATGTATATTAAAGGCTAATAAGCATAAAGAAGATATTATTTCAAAATTAGAAAAAGAAGGATTCAGTTATACATATGTAAAGAGATGTACTCAAGAAGAAGAAAAAATATTATATGATAAAGAAGAAATCCTAAAAGAGAATGACTATATGTCGCTTATAATAGGGAGGAGAAAATAG
- the cobM gene encoding precorrin-4 C(11)-methyltransferase: MFYFVGAGPGDVDLITIKGRKLLEEADVVIYAGSLVWNEHLKFCKKDCEIHNSALMTLEEVIDVAMKAISKGKKVVRLHTGDPTIYGAIREQMEYLDRHNISYEVVPGVSSFTASCSALKREFTLPNVSQTVIVTRMEGRTPVPEDEDLERLASHKCSMAIFLSVQDIDKVVEKLEKGYGSSDIPVAVVYKATWPEQKIVRGTLKDISEKVKKEGIKNFSQILVGNFIEGEYERSLLYHPEFTHGFREGK, translated from the coding sequence ATGTTTTACTTTGTAGGGGCTGGACCTGGAGATGTAGACTTGATAACTATAAAGGGAAGAAAATTACTAGAAGAAGCAGATGTAGTTATATATGCTGGTTCTCTTGTTTGGAATGAACATCTTAAGTTTTGCAAAAAAGATTGCGAAATACACAATAGTGCCTTAATGACCCTTGAAGAAGTAATAGATGTTGCTATGAAAGCTATATCTAAAGGGAAAAAAGTTGTAAGACTTCATACAGGAGATCCTACTATATACGGAGCTATAAGAGAACAAATGGAATACCTTGATAGGCATAATATAAGCTATGAAGTTGTACCAGGGGTAAGCTCTTTTACTGCAAGTTGTAGTGCATTAAAAAGAGAGTTTACACTTCCAAATGTAAGTCAAACTGTAATAGTAACTAGAATGGAAGGAAGAACTCCAGTTCCAGAAGATGAAGACTTAGAGAGACTAGCTTCCCATAAATGTTCAATGGCTATATTTTTATCAGTCCAAGATATAGATAAAGTTGTAGAAAAGTTAGAAAAAGGTTATGGAAGTAGTGATATTCCAGTAGCAGTAGTATATAAAGCTACATGGCCAGAACAAAAAATAGTAAGAGGAACTCTTAAAGACATCAGTGAAAAGGTAAAGAAAGAAGGAATAAAAAACTTTTCACAGATTTTAGTTGGAAACTTTATAGAAGGAGAATATGAACGTTCGTTACTTTATCATCCTGAGTTTACACATGGGTTTAGAGAGGGAAAATAA
- the cbiG gene encoding cobalt-precorrin 5A hydrolase — protein MKLACISFTSSGQKISYKLQKNLKHDVIEINKETFDDKIKNHIKEIFNSYEGIIFVSSTGIAVRMIAPYVKDKTRDPAVVVVDDVGKYSISLLSGHIGGANELAVEVSNVLKALPIVTTASDGRGIDAVDVFAKRYGLKIEDMEQAKILTSMMVEGKNIKLLSEVNVNLNYPNIVEDNEDGLIMISSNEKIKYNKPICILRPKNLYLGIGCRKGKSKEEILKAVHKVFHENNLSLNSIKSIGTIDIKKDEKGIIEASRELKCDMKIFSKEDIEKVQSKFTESNFVLSNVGVTSVCEPCAYLLGGEIIVKKTALNGVTVAVSRRSENG, from the coding sequence ATGAAACTAGCTTGTATAAGTTTTACTTCAAGTGGTCAAAAGATCTCTTATAAGCTTCAAAAGAATTTAAAGCATGATGTTATAGAAATTAACAAAGAAACATTTGATGATAAAATAAAAAATCATATTAAAGAGATATTTAACTCTTATGAAGGTATTATATTTGTATCTTCTACTGGAATAGCAGTTAGAATGATAGCTCCTTATGTAAAAGATAAGACAAGAGATCCAGCTGTAGTAGTAGTAGATGATGTTGGAAAATATTCAATAAGTCTTTTATCAGGACATATAGGGGGAGCAAATGAACTAGCAGTAGAAGTTAGTAATGTATTGAAAGCACTACCTATAGTTACTACTGCGTCAGATGGTAGAGGAATAGATGCAGTTGATGTATTTGCTAAAAGATATGGTCTTAAAATAGAAGATATGGAACAGGCTAAAATTTTAACTTCCATGATGGTAGAAGGAAAGAATATAAAGTTATTATCAGAAGTTAATGTTAATTTGAACTATCCTAATATAGTAGAAGATAATGAAGATGGACTTATAATGATTAGTTCAAATGAAAAAATAAAGTACAATAAACCAATATGTATTCTAAGGCCTAAGAATCTTTACTTAGGTATAGGTTGCAGAAAAGGAAAAAGTAAAGAAGAAATACTTAAAGCTGTACATAAAGTATTTCATGAAAATAACTTAAGCCTTAACTCTATAAAATCAATAGGGACTATAGATATAAAGAAAGATGAAAAAGGTATTATAGAAGCTTCAAGAGAGTTAAAGTGTGACATGAAGATATTTTCTAAAGAAGATATAGAAAAGGTACAGTCTAAATTTACTGAAAGTAACTTTGTATTATCAAATGTTGGTGTGACTTCAGTATGTGAACCTTGTGCATATCTTTTAGGTGGAGAAATTATAGTTAAAAAAACAGCTCTAAATGGAGTAACTGTTGCAGTTTCAAGGAGGAGTGAAAATGGCTAA
- the cobJ gene encoding precorrin-3B C(17)-methyltransferase, protein MAKLYVIGIGPGGKEHMTLKAIDTIKKCDAIVGYTYYIELIKDFIENKEIIKTGMKGEIQRCNMAIEKVKEGLNTCIISTGDAGLYGMAGPILELAEDIEVEVVPGITAAFSAASELGAPIMHDFCTISLSDLLTPWEVIEKRIETAAQGDFVISIYNPKSKGRVKHIEKAVEIISKYKSKDTPVGIVKHSGRKGNERVITTLENIDFDIIDMMTVVIIGNSQSSIKDGCIVTPRGYKI, encoded by the coding sequence ATGGCTAAACTGTATGTTATAGGGATAGGCCCTGGTGGAAAAGAACATATGACATTAAAAGCTATAGATACTATAAAAAAATGTGATGCTATAGTAGGATATACTTATTATATAGAGCTTATAAAGGATTTTATAGAAAACAAAGAAATCATAAAGACAGGTATGAAAGGTGAAATACAAAGATGTAATATGGCTATAGAAAAGGTTAAGGAAGGACTTAACACTTGTATAATAAGTACAGGTGATGCTGGACTTTACGGTATGGCAGGTCCTATACTTGAATTAGCTGAAGATATAGAAGTTGAAGTAGTACCTGGGATTACAGCAGCGTTTAGTGCAGCTTCAGAACTTGGAGCTCCTATTATGCATGACTTTTGTACAATAAGTTTAAGTGATCTTTTAACTCCTTGGGAAGTTATAGAAAAAAGAATAGAAACAGCGGCTCAAGGGGATTTTGTAATATCAATATATAACCCAAAAAGTAAAGGCAGAGTAAAACATATAGAAAAAGCTGTTGAAATCATATCAAAGTATAAAAGCAAAGATACACCTGTAGGAATAGTTAAGCATTCTGGGCGGAAAGGAAATGAAAGAGTAATTACTACACTAGAAAATATTGATTTTGACATTATAGATATGATGACTGTAGTAATAATAGGTAATAGCCAAAGTAGTATTAAAGATGGATGTATAGTTACTCCTAGAGGTTATAAAATTTGA
- the cobK gene encoding precorrin-6A reductase, whose product MIWIIGGTKETSYLINKMEEKVKYVVTVATYAGKEMLNNDNVIVSRLNYEDMIKFIKERNIDIIIDMSHPYAIEATSNARSASKECNIKYIRYVREKTYIDGVTYFNNIQECCEFLKSVDGCVFFTTGIKNIKDFEKVRGKNRFIYRVLPSKFSIEECIINNINMKDIVACVGPFSEEFNMSMFKEFNSDYVVMKDSGDIGGTHSKISACLKAQIKPIIIGREDENGVHDIEELVEMIK is encoded by the coding sequence TTGATTTGGATAATAGGTGGGACAAAAGAGACATCATATCTAATAAATAAGATGGAAGAAAAAGTAAAATATGTGGTTACAGTTGCAACATATGCAGGAAAAGAAATGTTAAATAATGACAATGTAATAGTATCAAGACTTAATTATGAAGATATGATAAAATTTATAAAAGAAAGAAATATAGATATCATAATAGATATGTCTCACCCTTATGCAATAGAAGCTACTTCAAATGCGAGATCAGCTTCTAAAGAATGTAATATAAAGTATATTAGATATGTTAGAGAAAAAACTTATATAGATGGAGTGACATACTTTAATAATATACAAGAATGTTGTGAATTTCTAAAAAGTGTAGATGGATGTGTATTTTTTACTACGGGAATAAAAAATATAAAAGATTTTGAAAAAGTTAGAGGTAAAAATAGATTTATATATCGTGTATTACCATCTAAATTTAGTATAGAAGAATGTATAATAAATAATATTAATATGAAAGATATAGTAGCATGTGTAGGACCTTTTTCAGAAGAATTTAATATGTCTATGTTTAAAGAATTTAATTCAGATTATGTTGTTATGAAGGATAGTGGAGATATAGGTGGAACTCATAGTAAAATATCTGCTTGCTTAAAAGCTCAAATAAAACCAATTATAATAGGCAGGGAAGATGAAAATGGAGTACATGATATTGAGGAGTTAGTGGAGATGATAAAATGA
- the hemA gene encoding glutamyl-tRNA reductase: MIQLIGVRHNVELNIREKLSIISKRLERSLDSLREVCDEVVILSTCNRTEIYFNSPYEDDRIIDEIFAKLGWDKNLVEHTFYLKENKAIEHLMNVVCGFDSIIFGEEQILGQVKNAYDISLKSRTIRSELSRLFQIAISCGKKFRFKSQLYKVPVSSSSIVVNEGRKRGIKNFMILGFGEVGSLTSKYILSGDYEKLYIVVRDKDNVDIKNEKVKIINFKDRADYYKYVDCIISCTSAPHTVIAKEDLPNKEMLIFDLAVPRDVDEDVYDLSNVEVYDIDKIGHINDENHSKRKVVMNKNRYIIDEHINEFLNWQTIRQITPYIVKIKDKGEDIYKSRYTTFKNKKETKDNEKLVEIMLKSTSNAYINKAIEVLKEEYLEGRGEECLRIIEKIFY; encoded by the coding sequence ATGATACAATTAATAGGAGTTCGTCATAATGTTGAACTAAATATAAGGGAGAAACTATCTATAATAAGTAAAAGGCTAGAAAGATCACTTGATAGTTTAAGAGAAGTTTGTGACGAAGTAGTCATATTAAGTACTTGTAATAGAACGGAAATTTATTTTAACTCTCCATATGAAGATGATCGTATTATAGATGAAATATTTGCAAAACTAGGATGGGATAAGAACCTAGTAGAACATACTTTTTATCTAAAAGAAAATAAGGCTATAGAGCATTTAATGAATGTAGTGTGTGGATTTGATTCAATAATATTCGGAGAAGAACAGATCTTAGGTCAAGTTAAAAATGCTTATGATATTTCATTAAAATCTAGAACTATAAGGAGTGAACTTTCAAGGTTATTTCAAATAGCTATATCTTGTGGAAAAAAATTTAGATTTAAGTCTCAACTTTATAAAGTGCCAGTATCATCTTCATCTATAGTTGTGAATGAAGGTAGAAAAAGAGGAATAAAAAATTTTATGATATTAGGGTTTGGTGAGGTTGGAAGTCTTACTTCTAAATATATCCTTTCAGGGGACTATGAGAAATTATATATAGTAGTTAGAGATAAAGATAATGTAGATATAAAAAATGAAAAGGTAAAAATAATTAATTTTAAAGATAGAGCAGATTATTATAAATACGTAGATTGTATAATATCTTGTACATCTGCACCTCATACTGTTATAGCTAAAGAAGATTTACCAAATAAAGAAATGCTTATATTTGACCTTGCTGTACCTAGAGATGTAGATGAAGATGTATATGATCTTAGCAATGTAGAAGTGTATGATATAGATAAGATAGGTCATATAAATGATGAAAATCACTCTAAAAGAAAAGTAGTAATGAATAAGAACAGATATATTATAGATGAGCATATAAACGAATTTTTAAATTGGCAGACTATAAGACAAATAACTCCTTATATAGTAAAGATAAAGGATAAAGGAGAAGATATATACAAAAGTAGATATACTACTTTTAAGAACAAGAAAGAGACTAAAGATAATGAGAAACTAGTAGAGATAATGCTTAAAAGTACATCAAATGCCTATATAAATAAGGCCATAGAAGTGTTGAAAGAAGAATATTTAGAGGGCAGGGGAGAAGAATGCCTAAGAATAATAGAGAAGATATTTTATTAG
- a CDS encoding NAD(P)-dependent oxidoreductase: MPKNNREDILLGYAFISLISNKTKVLIVGGGKSGFIKAKSFLDRGCNVSVLSKKFDNKFEEVKNKENIDLIKSSYEREYILDKHIIIIATDDMKLNERIKKDCDSLYKIYLTTSDFKDGLFVTPTQRCTEKTMFSIHTKSGSPKTSVFLAEKMKENLSKYDDFIEFVCDTRNKIDNRNLKYEIMNFINTDDFYFFYSKGKHKLILEMFYPSE; encoded by the coding sequence ATGCCTAAGAATAATAGAGAAGATATTTTATTAGGTTATGCTTTTATATCTCTTATATCAAATAAGACCAAGGTACTTATAGTTGGTGGAGGAAAAAGTGGATTTATAAAAGCAAAATCTTTTTTAGATAGAGGATGTAATGTATCTGTACTTTCGAAGAAGTTTGATAATAAATTTGAGGAGGTAAAAAATAAAGAAAACATAGACCTCATTAAATCAAGCTATGAGAGAGAATATATACTAGATAAACATATCATAATAATTGCTACTGATGATATGAAACTAAATGAGAGAATAAAAAAGGACTGTGATAGTCTTTATAAGATATATTTAACTACATCAGATTTCAAAGATGGACTATTTGTAACACCTACTCAAAGATGTACTGAGAAAACTATGTTCTCAATTCATACAAAGTCAGGTAGTCCTAAAACATCTGTATTCTTAGCAGAAAAAATGAAAGAAAACTTAAGCAAATATGATGACTTTATAGAATTTGTATGTGATACTAGGAATAAAATAGATAATAGAAATCTCAAGTATGAAATAATGAACTTCATAAATACAGATGATTTCTATTTTTTTTATAGTAAAGGAAAACACAAATTAATACTTGAAATGTTCTATCCATCTGAATGA
- the hemC gene encoding hydroxymethylbilane synthase, whose protein sequence is MNLKIATRRSKLAQAQADTVINMLKEKCNIECEKLLIQTLGDKRLDVTIDKIGGKGVFVKDIENAIQLGNAHGAVHSMKDVPFEMPSGFEIVAIPEREDARDVFVSLNGVSFYDLPKGAKVGTSSLRRKSQINILRPDIEVVPIRGNIQTRISKIDTEGLDGVLLASAGLKRLGMEDMITNYFTPDEFVPAVGQGALGFETLVDSIYKDTFKKIDCENTRICIEAERSFMRTLNGGCHIPIGAYAELDGNYINIIGVFERNGKLIKKDISGKKEDHIKLGEYLANKILND, encoded by the coding sequence TTGAATCTTAAGATAGCAACTCGTAGGAGTAAATTGGCACAGGCTCAAGCAGATACAGTTATTAACATGTTAAAAGAAAAATGTAATATAGAATGCGAAAAATTACTTATACAGACACTTGGAGATAAAAGATTAGATGTCACTATAGATAAAATAGGTGGAAAAGGTGTGTTTGTAAAGGATATAGAAAATGCGATACAGTTAGGAAATGCTCACGGAGCGGTGCATAGCATGAAAGATGTTCCATTTGAAATGCCTAGTGGATTTGAAATAGTAGCTATTCCAGAAAGAGAGGATGCAAGAGATGTGTTTGTATCGTTAAATGGAGTTAGCTTTTATGATTTACCTAAAGGAGCTAAAGTTGGGACAAGTAGCTTAAGAAGAAAAAGCCAAATAAATATTTTAAGACCAGATATAGAAGTAGTTCCTATAAGGGGAAATATACAAACTAGAATAAGTAAAATAGATACAGAAGGTTTAGATGGAGTATTATTAGCATCTGCTGGTCTTAAAAGATTAGGAATGGAAGATATGATAACAAACTATTTTACACCAGATGAATTTGTCCCAGCAGTAGGACAAGGGGCTTTGGGTTTTGAAACTTTAGTGGATAGCATTTATAAGGATACTTTCAAAAAAATAGACTGTGAAAATACTAGAATATGTATAGAAGCAGAAAGAAGTTTTATGAGGACACTTAACGGAGGATGTCATATACCAATAGGAGCATATGCAGAACTAGATGGAAATTATATAAATATAATAGGTGTATTTGAACGAAATGGAAAACTTATTAAAAAAGATATAAGTGGTAAAAAAGAAGATCACATAAAGCTAGGAGAATACTTAGCAAATAAGATATTAAATGACTAG